A DNA window from Hymenobacter aquaticus contains the following coding sequences:
- the ilvB gene encoding biosynthetic-type acetolactate synthase large subunit has translation MLTQDKTTQLAPETARQTMSGAEMTLRALLAEGVDTVFGYPGGAIIPIYDALYDFERQLNHVLVRHEQGGIHAAQGYARASGKVGVVFATSGPGATNLVTGLADAQIDSTPLVCITGQVFAHLLGTDAFQETDIINITTPVTKWNFQVTEASQLPEALAKAFYLARSGRPGPVLIDITKNAQLQQFDFPEYQPCNHIRSYRPAPIVRPEYVEAAATLINQAKRPFVLWGQGVTLGQAEEEFRAFIEKSGIPAAWTILGAGVLPTSHPLNVGMLGMHGNYGPNVLTNECDVLIAIGMRFDDRVTGRLDKYAKQAQVIHLDIDPTEIDKNVATTVPVWGDCKETLPMLTALIEAKTHPEWRRRFEQYRAEEVAAVIQDELFPTSDELTMGEVIQQLNELTRGEAIVVTDVGQHQMVACRYARFNHARSNITSGGLGTMGFALPAAIGAKFGRPDRPVVAIIGDGGIQMTIQELGTIMQTGVEVKIIILNNQFLGMVRQWQELFHERRYSFVNIASPDYVTVASGYSIAGRRVAERHELQSSLREMLQHPGSFLLEVMVTRENNIFPMVPQGCSVSEIRLR, from the coding sequence ATGTTAACGCAGGACAAGACAACCCAGCTGGCCCCGGAAACGGCGCGGCAAACTATGTCGGGCGCGGAAATGACCTTGCGGGCCCTGCTGGCCGAAGGGGTCGACACCGTTTTCGGCTACCCCGGCGGCGCCATCATCCCGATTTACGATGCGCTGTACGACTTCGAAAGGCAGCTCAACCACGTGCTGGTGCGCCACGAGCAGGGCGGAATTCACGCCGCCCAGGGTTACGCCCGCGCTTCGGGCAAGGTGGGCGTCGTGTTTGCCACCAGCGGCCCGGGCGCTACCAACCTCGTCACGGGTTTGGCCGACGCGCAGATTGACAGCACGCCGCTGGTCTGCATCACGGGCCAGGTGTTTGCCCACTTGCTCGGCACCGACGCCTTCCAGGAAACCGACATCATCAACATCACCACGCCGGTTACCAAGTGGAATTTTCAGGTCACGGAGGCCAGTCAGCTGCCCGAGGCCCTGGCCAAGGCCTTTTACCTGGCCCGCAGCGGCCGGCCGGGTCCGGTTTTGATTGACATTACCAAGAATGCCCAGCTCCAGCAGTTCGACTTTCCCGAGTACCAGCCCTGTAACCACATCCGCAGCTACCGGCCCGCGCCCATCGTGCGGCCCGAGTACGTGGAAGCCGCCGCTACGCTGATCAACCAGGCCAAGCGTCCCTTCGTGCTCTGGGGGCAGGGCGTGACGCTGGGCCAGGCCGAGGAGGAATTCCGCGCCTTTATCGAGAAAAGCGGCATTCCGGCGGCCTGGACCATTCTGGGAGCTGGCGTTTTGCCCACCAGCCACCCGCTGAACGTGGGCATGCTGGGCATGCACGGCAACTACGGCCCCAACGTGCTGACCAACGAGTGCGACGTGCTCATTGCCATCGGCATGCGCTTCGACGACCGGGTCACCGGCCGCCTCGACAAATATGCCAAGCAGGCCCAGGTCATCCACCTCGACATCGACCCCACCGAAATCGACAAGAACGTGGCAACCACGGTGCCGGTGTGGGGCGACTGCAAGGAAACCTTACCCATGCTCACGGCGCTTATTGAGGCGAAAACGCACCCGGAGTGGCGGCGGCGCTTTGAGCAGTACCGGGCCGAGGAAGTAGCCGCCGTCATCCAGGACGAGCTGTTTCCGACTTCCGACGAGCTGACGATGGGCGAGGTAATTCAGCAGCTCAACGAGTTGACCCGGGGCGAGGCCATCGTGGTAACCGACGTGGGCCAGCACCAGATGGTGGCTTGCCGTTACGCCCGCTTCAACCACGCCCGCAGCAACATCACCAGCGGCGGCCTGGGTACTATGGGCTTTGCCTTGCCGGCCGCCATCGGCGCCAAGTTTGGCCGCCCCGACCGGCCCGTAGTTGCCATTATCGGCGACGGGGGCATTCAGATGACGATTCAGGAGCTGGGCACGATTATGCAAACCGGCGTCGAGGTCAAAATCATCATTCTCAACAACCAGTTTCTGGGGATGGTGCGGCAGTGGCAGGAGCTGTTTCACGAGCGACGCTACTCCTTCGTCAACATCGCCAGCCCCGACTACGTGACGGTGGCCAGCGGCTACAGCATTGCCGGCCGCCGCGTGGCGGAGCGCCACGAGTTGCAAAGCAGCCTGCGGGAAATGCTCCAGCACCCCGGCTCTTTCCTGCTGGAAGTCATGGTGACCCGGGAAAACAACATTTTCCCCATGGTGCCCCAGGGCTGCAGCGTGAGCGAAATCCGGTTGCGCTGA
- the ilvN gene encoding acetolactate synthase small subunit produces MSEHPIDRQEYNITAYTENQIGLLNRIAIIFSRRKLNVESLNTSPSEIEGIHRFNIVIHETEDVVRKIAKQIEKQVEVLKVYYNTNQEVIWQEMALYKVPTDVIAEKASVERLLREHGARVVVIRKDYTVFETTGHREETDMLIKVLQPYGLIEFVRSARIAIIKHSDGFNRKLREFERTEPGSEVVENEFLNNRDEVFSM; encoded by the coding sequence ATGAGTGAGCACCCCATTGACCGGCAGGAATACAACATCACGGCCTACACCGAGAATCAGATTGGCCTGCTCAACCGCATTGCCATCATTTTCTCGCGCCGCAAGCTCAATGTGGAGAGCCTGAATACCTCGCCCTCCGAAATCGAGGGAATTCACCGCTTCAACATCGTGATTCACGAGACGGAGGACGTGGTGCGCAAGATTGCCAAGCAGATCGAAAAGCAGGTGGAAGTGCTCAAGGTCTACTACAACACCAACCAGGAAGTCATCTGGCAGGAAATGGCCCTCTACAAGGTGCCCACCGACGTCATTGCCGAAAAAGCCTCCGTGGAGCGCCTCTTGCGGGAGCACGGGGCCCGGGTCGTGGTCATCCGCAAGGACTACACCGTGTTTGAAACCACCGGCCACCGCGAGGAAACCGACATGCTGATCAAGGTTTTGCAGCCCTACGGCCTCATCGAGTTCGTGCGCTCGGCCCGCATTGCCATCATCAAGCACAGCGACGGGTTCAACCGCAAGCTGCGCGAGTTTGAGCGCACCGAGCCCGGCTCGGAAGTCGTGGAAAACGAGTTTCTGAACAACCGCGACGAGGTGTTTTCGATGTAG
- the ilvC gene encoding ketol-acid reductoisomerase: MATINFGGVEETVITRDEYPLFRAQAYLKDEVIAVIGYGVQGPGQALNLRDNGFHVIIGQRQDSPSWEKALQDGWVEGETLFSIEEAAARGTIIANLLSDAGQIALWPTLKAHLTPGKTLYFSHGFGITFNDQTNIIPPADVDVILVAPKGSGTSLRRLYLQGGGLNSSYAVFQDATGEALEKAIALGIGVGSGYLFETDFKREVYSDLTGERGVLMGALAGIIEAQYQVLRQRGHSPSEAFNETVEELTQSLVPLVGENGMDWMFSNCSVTAQRGALDWKGRFREATLPVLNELYDSVASGKEAERTIQRGSTPNYRKELEAELQEVRESELWQTGATVRQLRSLKKTAEADA, encoded by the coding sequence ATGGCAACCATCAACTTTGGCGGCGTAGAAGAAACTGTAATTACCCGCGACGAGTATCCGCTGTTCAGGGCCCAGGCCTATCTGAAGGACGAAGTCATTGCCGTGATTGGGTACGGGGTGCAGGGTCCGGGCCAGGCGCTGAATCTGCGCGACAACGGCTTTCACGTCATCATCGGGCAGCGTCAGGACTCACCTTCCTGGGAAAAGGCTCTGCAGGATGGCTGGGTCGAAGGTGAGACGCTGTTTTCCATCGAGGAAGCCGCCGCCCGGGGCACCATCATTGCCAACCTGCTTTCCGACGCCGGCCAGATTGCGCTGTGGCCCACGCTGAAAGCCCACCTCACGCCGGGTAAAACCCTCTATTTCTCCCACGGCTTCGGCATCACCTTCAACGACCAGACCAACATCATCCCGCCCGCCGACGTGGACGTGATTCTGGTGGCGCCCAAGGGCAGCGGCACGAGCTTGCGCCGGCTGTATCTGCAGGGTGGCGGGCTGAACTCGTCGTATGCCGTGTTCCAGGATGCTACCGGCGAGGCCCTGGAAAAAGCCATTGCCCTGGGCATCGGCGTCGGTTCGGGCTACCTGTTCGAAACCGACTTCAAGCGCGAAGTATACTCCGACCTCACCGGGGAGCGGGGCGTGCTGATGGGCGCCTTAGCCGGCATCATCGAGGCCCAGTACCAGGTGCTGCGCCAGCGCGGCCACTCGCCCTCCGAGGCTTTCAACGAAACCGTGGAAGAGCTGACCCAGAGCCTGGTGCCGCTGGTCGGCGAAAACGGCATGGACTGGATGTTCAGCAATTGCTCGGTGACGGCCCAGCGCGGTGCCCTCGACTGGAAGGGCCGTTTCCGCGAAGCTACCCTACCCGTGCTCAATGAGCTCTACGACAGCGTGGCCTCCGGTAAGGAAGCCGAGCGCACCATTCAGCGCGGCTCCACGCCCAACTACCGCAAGGAGCTCGAAGCCGAGTTGCAGGAAGTCCGGGAGTCGGAGCTCTGGCAGACCGGCGCGACGGTGCGCCAGCTCCGCTCCCTGAAGAAAACCGCCGAAGCCGATGCCTAA
- the ilvA gene encoding threonine ammonia-lyase IlvA, with amino-acid sequence MPNDTIAPSAPAVLLANVEQAARTLQGVIYETLLQQNLGLSATYGAAVYLKREDLQVVRSYKIRGAYNKISQLAREQHRPEVVCASAGNHAQGVAYACQLLGLKGYIFMPANTPAQKVSKVRLFGKEQVEVILTGATFDDTFQAARQFCDERGSAFVHPFDDLAIVEGQATVGLEILKAAPQVIDYVFMPIGGGGLASGVGSVFRQLSPNTKLIGVQPLGAPSMQQAIRAGRRQALAHIESFVDGAAVKCPGALTFEMCRELLDDVVLVPEGQVCEDLLRMYNEEGIVLEPAGTLSISALRQFAAEIRGKTVVCVLSGSNNDITRMEDIKERAMRHQGLKHYFMVTFNQRPGALRRFVSQVLQPDDDIIHFQYIKKNNKEKGPVFVGIEVQKPHEIEVIQQRMQQEGFAYEYLNGKQDFLSLLV; translated from the coding sequence ATGCCTAACGACACTATAGCCCCTTCAGCCCCCGCCGTGCTGCTCGCCAACGTGGAGCAGGCCGCCCGCACCTTGCAGGGCGTGATTTACGAAACCCTGCTCCAGCAAAATCTGGGCTTATCGGCTACTTACGGCGCGGCGGTGTACCTGAAGCGGGAAGACTTGCAGGTGGTGCGCTCTTACAAAATCCGGGGTGCCTATAACAAGATTTCCCAGCTGGCCCGGGAGCAACACCGGCCGGAAGTAGTGTGCGCCAGCGCCGGCAACCATGCCCAGGGCGTGGCCTACGCCTGCCAGCTGCTGGGGCTGAAGGGCTACATTTTCATGCCGGCCAACACGCCCGCCCAGAAGGTGAGCAAAGTCCGTTTATTCGGTAAAGAGCAGGTCGAAGTTATCCTGACCGGCGCCACCTTCGACGACACGTTTCAGGCGGCCCGGCAGTTTTGCGACGAGCGGGGTAGCGCCTTTGTCCACCCGTTCGATGACCTGGCCATTGTCGAGGGCCAGGCCACCGTCGGGCTGGAAATCCTGAAGGCCGCGCCCCAGGTCATCGACTACGTGTTCATGCCCATCGGGGGCGGCGGCCTGGCCTCGGGCGTGGGCAGCGTGTTTCGGCAGCTCAGCCCCAACACCAAGCTGATAGGCGTGCAGCCGTTGGGCGCCCCATCCATGCAGCAGGCCATCCGGGCCGGGCGGCGGCAGGCGCTGGCGCACATCGAAAGCTTCGTGGATGGCGCGGCCGTGAAGTGCCCCGGCGCCCTGACCTTCGAGATGTGCCGGGAGCTGCTCGACGACGTGGTGCTGGTGCCCGAAGGCCAGGTTTGCGAAGACCTGCTCCGGATGTACAACGAGGAAGGCATCGTGCTGGAACCGGCCGGCACGCTCAGCATCTCGGCCCTGCGGCAGTTCGCCGCCGAAATCCGGGGCAAAACGGTGGTGTGCGTGCTCAGCGGCTCCAACAACGACATTACCCGCATGGAGGACATCAAGGAGCGGGCCATGCGCCACCAGGGCCTGAAGCACTACTTCATGGTGACCTTCAACCAGCGCCCCGGGGCCCTGCGCCGCTTCGTAAGCCAGGTCTTGCAGCCCGACGACGACATCATCCACTTCCAGTACATCAAGAAAAACAACAAGGAAAAAGGCCCGGTCTTCGTCGGCATCGAAGTCCAGAAGCCCCACGAAATCGAGGTAATCCAGCAACGGATGCAGCAGGAAGGCTTCGCCTACGAGTACCTGAACGGCAAGCAGGATTTTCTGAGTTTGTTGGTGTAA
- a CDS encoding 2-isopropylmalate synthase: MTAQKIQIFDTTLRDGEQVPGCKLNQDEKLVIARQLELLGVDVIEAGFPVSSPGDFAAVAAIAAQTREATVCGLSRAVENDIRVAAESLRHARYPRIHTGIGTSESHIRFKLNSTPEQVIERAVAAVKLAKSFVEDVEFYAEDAGRTDNEYLARVCEAAIRAGATVLNIPDTTGYCLPEEYGAKIKYLYENVRGVHNVTLSTHCHNDLGLATANSIAGALNGARQIECTINGVGERAGNTALEEVVMILRQHPYLHLDTSITTQLLAETSAMVSQLMCMPVQPNKAIVGANAFSHSSGIHQDGVIKHRETYEIIDPREVGVADSSIVLTARSGRAALAYRLQKIGYDFDKNALNKAYASFLQLADRQKEVVDTDLHMLVEQENLVAAS; this comes from the coding sequence ATGACTGCCCAGAAAATTCAGATCTTCGATACGACCCTGCGCGACGGGGAACAGGTGCCCGGCTGCAAGCTCAACCAAGACGAAAAACTCGTCATTGCCCGGCAGCTGGAGCTCCTCGGTGTCGACGTGATTGAGGCGGGCTTCCCCGTATCGAGTCCGGGCGACTTTGCCGCCGTGGCGGCCATTGCGGCCCAAACCCGCGAGGCCACGGTCTGCGGCCTGTCCCGGGCCGTGGAAAACGACATTCGGGTGGCGGCCGAATCGTTGCGGCACGCCCGCTACCCGCGGATTCATACCGGCATCGGCACCTCGGAGTCCCACATCAGGTTCAAGCTCAACTCCACGCCCGAGCAAGTCATTGAGCGGGCCGTGGCCGCCGTGAAGCTGGCCAAGTCTTTCGTGGAAGACGTAGAGTTTTACGCCGAAGACGCCGGCCGCACCGACAACGAATACCTGGCCCGCGTGTGCGAAGCCGCCATCCGGGCCGGCGCTACGGTGCTGAATATTCCCGATACCACCGGCTATTGTTTGCCCGAGGAGTACGGCGCCAAAATCAAATATCTGTACGAAAACGTGCGGGGCGTGCACAACGTGACGCTTTCCACGCACTGTCATAACGACTTGGGCTTGGCCACGGCCAATTCCATTGCCGGCGCCCTGAACGGGGCCCGGCAGATTGAATGCACCATCAATGGGGTAGGGGAGCGGGCCGGCAACACGGCGTTAGAGGAGGTTGTGATGATTCTGCGCCAGCACCCTTACCTCCATTTGGATACCAGCATCACCACGCAGCTCCTGGCCGAAACCTCGGCTATGGTGTCGCAGCTGATGTGCATGCCCGTGCAGCCTAACAAGGCTATTGTGGGCGCGAATGCCTTTTCGCATTCGAGTGGGATACACCAGGACGGCGTAATCAAGCACCGCGAGACGTACGAAATCATTGATCCGCGCGAGGTGGGCGTGGCGGATTCGTCGATTGTACTAACCGCTCGCTCGGGGCGCGCCGCCCTGGCGTACCGCCTGCAAAAAATTGGCTACGACTTCGACAAAAACGCCCTCAACAAGGCCTACGCCTCCTTCCTGCAACTGGCCGACCGCCAGAAGGAAGTAGTCGACACGGACCTGCACATGTTGGTGGAACAGGAAAACCTGGTCGCCGCCTCCTAA
- the leuC gene encoding 3-isopropylmalate dehydratase large subunit, with protein MAKSLFDKIWDAHVVKTIPGGLEVFYIDRHLIHEVTSPQAFDELQERGLPLSRPEQILATADHNVPTRNQHLPIQDPLSRSQVDKLTENCEKFGVELFGLGHPYQGIVHVIGPELGVTQPGMTIVCGDSHTSTHGAFGAIAFGIGTSQVTQVMASQCLLISRPKRMRITVDGELRPGVTAKDVILYIIAQLGTGGATGYFVEYAGSAIRGLSMEGRMTVCNMSIEMGARGGLIAPDATTFEYLQGRPYAPQGERWAQAVAYWQTLYSEEGAAFESELTFDAAAIPPMITYGTNPGMGIALSSFIPVLGTDGEAASFDKSLAYMGFTPGESLLGKEINYVFIGSCTNSRIEDLRAVAAYVKGKHKAEHVEAIIVPGSKLVEKQAIAEGLDQVLAEAGFELREPGCSACLAMNDDKIPAGAYCVSTSNRNFEGRQGPGARTLLASPLVAAITAVEGRIVDITQYLGEETKQNVIPSAAEESRVLTLQE; from the coding sequence ATGGCCAAGTCCTTATTCGATAAAATCTGGGATGCCCACGTGGTGAAAACCATTCCCGGCGGGCTGGAGGTGTTCTACATCGACCGGCACCTGATTCACGAAGTCACCAGCCCGCAGGCCTTCGATGAGCTGCAGGAGCGGGGCTTGCCGCTGAGCCGACCGGAGCAAATCCTGGCCACCGCCGACCACAACGTGCCGACCCGCAACCAGCACCTGCCGATTCAGGACCCGCTGAGCCGCTCCCAGGTGGATAAGCTCACCGAAAACTGTGAGAAGTTCGGCGTGGAGCTGTTCGGGCTGGGCCACCCCTACCAGGGCATCGTGCACGTCATCGGGCCGGAGCTGGGCGTCACCCAGCCGGGCATGACCATCGTCTGCGGCGACTCGCACACCTCGACCCACGGCGCGTTCGGGGCCATTGCCTTCGGCATTGGCACCAGCCAGGTCACCCAGGTTATGGCCTCGCAGTGTTTGCTCATCAGCCGCCCCAAGCGCATGCGCATCACCGTGGACGGCGAATTGCGGCCCGGCGTAACGGCCAAGGACGTTATTCTCTACATCATCGCCCAGCTCGGCACGGGCGGGGCCACGGGCTACTTCGTGGAGTACGCCGGTAGCGCCATTCGCGGCCTGAGCATGGAAGGCCGCATGACGGTCTGCAACATGAGTATCGAAATGGGCGCCCGCGGCGGCCTCATTGCCCCCGATGCCACCACGTTCGAGTACCTGCAAGGTCGGCCCTACGCCCCGCAGGGCGAGCGGTGGGCGCAGGCCGTGGCGTATTGGCAAACGCTGTATTCGGAGGAAGGCGCCGCGTTTGAGTCGGAGCTAACGTTCGACGCGGCCGCCATACCCCCGATGATAACCTACGGCACCAACCCCGGCATGGGCATTGCGCTCAGCAGCTTCATCCCGGTGCTCGGCACCGACGGGGAAGCCGCCAGCTTCGACAAGTCGTTGGCCTACATGGGCTTCACGCCCGGTGAATCCTTGCTGGGTAAGGAAATCAACTACGTCTTTATCGGCAGCTGCACCAACTCCCGCATCGAGGACCTGCGGGCCGTGGCGGCCTACGTGAAGGGCAAACACAAGGCCGAGCATGTGGAGGCCATTATCGTGCCCGGCTCCAAGCTGGTGGAAAAGCAGGCCATAGCCGAAGGCCTCGACCAAGTGCTGGCCGAAGCGGGCTTTGAGCTGCGGGAGCCCGGCTGCTCGGCCTGCCTGGCCATGAACGACGACAAGATTCCGGCCGGCGCCTACTGCGTCTCCACTTCCAACCGCAACTTCGAAGGCCGCCAGGGCCCCGGGGCCCGCACCCTGCTGGCCAGCCCGCTGGTGGCCGCCATCACGGCCGTGGAAGGCCGCATTGTCGATATCACCCAGTATTTGGGCGAGGAAACAAAGCAGAACGTCATTCCGAGCGCAGCCGAGGAATCTCGCGTGCTGACGTTGCAAGAGTAA
- the leuD gene encoding 3-isopropylmalate dehydratase small subunit has product MEKFQTLSSGVVPLPIENVDTDQIIPARFLKATTREGFGQNLFADWRYQPDGQPKADFVLNNSRYQGQILLAGKNFGCGSSREHAAWALYDAGFKVVISSYFADIFRGNALNTGLLPLQVSEEVLQGLFRQIELEPETQLVVDLPSQTLSIPVWETSIGFELDAYKKECLINGYDDIDYLVSQRDAIKTYEQLRKWVF; this is encoded by the coding sequence ATGGAAAAATTTCAAACGCTAAGCTCGGGCGTCGTCCCGCTGCCCATCGAAAACGTCGATACGGACCAGATTATCCCGGCCCGTTTCCTGAAGGCCACCACCCGGGAGGGGTTTGGCCAGAACCTGTTTGCCGACTGGCGCTACCAGCCCGACGGGCAGCCCAAGGCCGATTTCGTACTCAACAACTCCCGCTACCAGGGCCAGATTCTGCTGGCGGGCAAAAACTTCGGCTGCGGTTCCAGCCGGGAGCACGCTGCCTGGGCCCTGTATGACGCGGGCTTCAAGGTGGTTATTTCGAGCTACTTCGCCGACATTTTCCGCGGCAACGCCCTGAACACGGGCTTGCTGCCGTTGCAGGTGTCGGAGGAAGTGTTGCAGGGCCTGTTTCGGCAAATTGAGCTGGAGCCCGAAACCCAGCTGGTAGTGGATTTGCCCAGCCAGACCTTGTCGATTCCAGTCTGGGAAACCAGCATCGGATTCGAGCTGGACGCTTACAAAAAGGAGTGCCTCATCAACGGCTACGACGACATCGACTATCTGGTGAGCCAACGGGACGCCATCAAAACCTACGAACAGCTGCGCAAATGGGTATTTTAA
- the leuB gene encoding 3-isopropylmalate dehydrogenase, with protein MGILSKRIVVLPGDGIGPEVCQEAVRALKAVADKFGHEFVFDYQLMGACAIDATGDPLPAATLEACRAADAVLLGAIGDPKYDNNPSAQVRPEQGLLRLRKSLGLYANIRPVTAYDRLLEHSPLKKDRIQGADMLIFRELTGGIYFGEKGRNADGSAYDNCTYSRFEIERIAHRAFRAAETRRGKLTLVDKANVLETSRLWREVVQDLALQYPKVLVDYLFVDNAAMQIILNPRQFDVILTENMFGDIISDEASVIAGSLGLLPSASVGDEVALFEPIHGSYPQAKGKGIANPIATILSAAMLLEHFGLQEEANSVKKAVDNALEQGVLTPELNAKSPYTTEQVGSFVAYGILDILDCQLHKNNIALGLSTII; from the coding sequence ATGGGTATTTTAAGCAAACGAATCGTGGTGCTGCCCGGCGACGGTATCGGGCCGGAAGTGTGTCAGGAAGCGGTGCGGGCCCTGAAGGCCGTGGCCGATAAGTTCGGGCACGAGTTCGTCTTCGACTACCAGCTCATGGGCGCCTGCGCCATCGACGCCACCGGCGACCCACTCCCGGCAGCCACGCTCGAGGCCTGCCGCGCCGCCGACGCCGTGCTGCTCGGGGCCATCGGCGACCCGAAATACGACAACAACCCCAGCGCCCAGGTGCGCCCCGAGCAAGGGCTGCTGCGCCTGCGCAAGTCGCTGGGCCTCTACGCCAACATTCGGCCCGTAACGGCCTACGACCGGCTGCTGGAGCACTCCCCGCTGAAAAAGGACCGGATTCAGGGTGCCGACATGCTCATCTTTCGGGAGCTAACCGGCGGCATCTACTTCGGCGAGAAAGGCCGGAATGCTGACGGCTCAGCCTACGACAACTGCACCTACAGCCGCTTCGAAATCGAGCGAATTGCCCACCGCGCCTTCCGGGCCGCCGAAACGCGCCGGGGCAAGCTGACGTTGGTAGACAAGGCCAACGTGCTGGAAACCTCCCGGCTGTGGCGCGAAGTGGTGCAGGATCTGGCGTTGCAGTACCCGAAAGTGCTGGTCGATTACCTGTTCGTCGACAACGCGGCCATGCAGATAATTCTGAACCCCAGGCAGTTCGATGTGATTCTCACCGAGAATATGTTCGGCGACATTATCTCGGACGAAGCCTCCGTCATTGCCGGCTCCTTGGGCCTGTTGCCCTCGGCCTCCGTCGGCGACGAAGTGGCGCTGTTTGAGCCCATTCACGGCTCCTATCCGCAGGCCAAGGGCAAGGGCATTGCCAACCCCATTGCCACGATTCTGTCGGCGGCCATGCTGCTGGAGCACTTCGGGTTGCAGGAAGAAGCCAACTCGGTGAAAAAGGCCGTGGACAACGCCCTGGAGCAAGGTGTGCTGACGCCGGAGCTCAACGCCAAGTCGCCCTACACCACCGAGCAGGTGGGCAGCTTCGTGGCCTACGGCATCCTGGACATTCTGGACTGCCAGCTCCACAAAAACAACATTGCTCTGGGCTTGAGCACGATTATTTAG
- a CDS encoding carbohydrate-binding protein: MKKTFTMLWRAAAFLALCHVPAKAQTYQQVWADEFNGSISSSWVFETGGGGWGNNEKQYYQRANATVNGTDLMITARRENVGGMPYTSARMKTQGLKQFTFGKIEARMKLPLGQGLWPAFWMLGANIGSVGWPACGEIDVMEHINAENKVYGTVHWDSNGHAEYGGNIITSPDAYHVYSVEWEPTYIRWFVDGVKYHEINISGGTGGTEEFQRPFFLLLNLAVAGNWPGQTVDESKLPATMFVDYVRVYQKTSTPPPTSSVTIQAESYSAMNGVQLEGCSDTGGGQDVGWIDAGDWLAYNGINFPTSGTYTLEYRVASPAGGTLSSDLNAGSIPLGNVAVPATGGWQNWTTVSKTVNVNAGTYNFGVFAQTGGWNLNWIRITKASAARPASPTLATPSPRLDQNLELYPNPTTRTLRFRAEASLLGSQYQVVDVTGRTVLSGQLATADLDVSALQAGVYTLRLSADGQASVTRRFVKGAE, from the coding sequence ATGAAAAAGACCTTTACCATGCTGTGGCGCGCCGCGGCTTTCCTGGCATTGTGCCACGTTCCGGCCAAAGCCCAAACTTACCAGCAAGTCTGGGCCGATGAGTTCAACGGCAGCATCAGCTCCAGCTGGGTGTTCGAAACCGGTGGCGGCGGCTGGGGCAACAACGAAAAGCAGTACTACCAGCGGGCCAACGCCACCGTGAACGGCACGGATCTGATGATTACGGCCCGCCGGGAAAACGTGGGCGGCATGCCCTACACCTCGGCCCGGATGAAAACCCAGGGGTTGAAGCAGTTTACCTTCGGCAAGATTGAGGCCCGCATGAAGCTGCCCCTGGGCCAGGGCCTGTGGCCCGCCTTCTGGATGCTGGGGGCCAATATCGGCTCGGTGGGCTGGCCGGCCTGCGGCGAAATTGACGTCATGGAGCACATCAACGCCGAAAACAAGGTGTACGGCACCGTGCACTGGGACAGCAACGGCCACGCCGAATACGGCGGCAACATCATTACCTCGCCCGACGCCTACCACGTGTACTCGGTGGAATGGGAACCGACCTACATCCGCTGGTTTGTGGACGGCGTGAAGTACCACGAAATCAACATCAGCGGCGGTACGGGCGGCACCGAGGAGTTTCAGCGGCCCTTTTTCCTGCTGCTGAACCTGGCCGTGGCCGGCAACTGGCCCGGGCAAACCGTGGACGAAAGCAAGCTGCCCGCCACCATGTTTGTGGACTACGTGCGGGTGTACCAGAAAACCAGTACGCCCCCGCCCACTTCGTCGGTGACCATTCAGGCCGAAAGTTATAGCGCCATGAACGGGGTGCAGCTCGAAGGCTGCTCGGACACCGGCGGCGGGCAGGACGTGGGCTGGATTGACGCCGGCGACTGGCTGGCCTACAACGGCATCAACTTCCCGACTTCGGGCACTTACACCCTGGAATACCGCGTAGCCAGCCCCGCGGGCGGCACCTTGTCGTCGGATCTGAACGCCGGCTCGATTCCCCTCGGCAACGTGGCCGTGCCGGCTACCGGCGGCTGGCAGAACTGGACCACGGTATCGAAAACGGTCAACGTGAATGCGGGGACCTACAACTTCGGCGTGTTTGCCCAAACCGGCGGCTGGAACCTCAACTGGATCCGGATTACCAAAGCCAGTGCCGCCCGCCCGGCCAGCCCCACGCTGGCCACCCCCAGCCCCCGCCTCGACCAGAACCTGGAACTGTACCCCAACCCGACTACCCGCACCCTGCGTTTCCGCGCCGAGGCCAGCCTGCTCGGCAGCCAGTACCAAGTGGTCGACGTCACCGGCCGCACCGTGCTCAGCGGCCAGCTCGCCACTGCCGACCTAGACGTTTCGGCGCTGCAAGCCGGGGTGTACACGCTGCGCCTTTCCGCGGACGGCCAGGCCAGCGTGACGCGCCGCTTCGTGAAGGGAGCAGAATAG